CCGCCGCGGCGTCGTGCGCCCCGGCCAGCTCGACGCCGTAGTGGGCACAGAGGTCGGTGAGCGTGCGGCGGCCCTTGCGGTAGCGGTCGACGTGCTTGTCCAGCACCCTCGGATCGAGTATCAGCAACGGGGCCTGCCCCAGGCACTGCGCCAGCGTGACATCCCGGTGGCGACGCAACTCCCGGTCGAGCAGGGTCAGATCGTACGGCGCGTTCATCACCACCAGCGGCGTGCCGGCCCGCGCCTGCTCGACCAGCGCCTCGGCTATCCGGGCCACCACGGTACGCGGCGGGTGCCCGTGGGCGCGGACCCTCTCGTCGGTGATGCCGTGCACCGCGCGGGCGCCGTCGGGGATCGGCACGCCGGGATCCGCCAGCCAGGTCTGTGCCCGGGGGGCGGCGTCGGGAGCGAGTTGGACGACCAGGGCGGCGGAGACGATGCGATCGGTCTCGACGTCCACGCCGGTGGTCTCGGTGTCGAAGGAGGCGAGCGGGCCCGCGAACCACAGCTGCTGCATGACTGCCCCTCACTCAGGTACTGCCCTCGGGAACGGTGTGCTCCCGAACCGGAGCGGGGGAGACCGGGCGGGGGTGGGGCACCGCCGAGGACCGGCGGTGCCCCACCCCCGCCCGGTCTCGTCCCGTCCTGGTGATACCCCGTTCTGACGGGGCCTCAACCGTTTGCGGCGCGGATGCCCGGGGATGCTCCCGGTGGCGGTCTGTTCGAATCCGGACAGGGCCGACGCGCCGAGGTGGGGGAGGCGGCAGCCATGGCGCTGACACAACCGCAGCCCGAGGGGACGGCGGCCGTCCTTCGCGGCAACCTGGCCACCACGGCCTGCATGGAGACCCTGCAGGTGGCCTACCTGCACGCGGTCACTGCGGCCGCGGGCTGCTCGCTCTCCCAGCCGTTCCCGGACAACGGGATCGACTGGCAGGTCAGCCACGGCTCGCCGGCCCACGAGGTCGACGACGAGGTCACCCTCAAGATCCAGCTGAAGGCCACCCAGCAGATCGCGTCCGCTCCGGTCGGCCCGTACTTCAGCTTCACCCTGGACAACGACCACCTGCGCAAGCTGGCCCGGGTCCGGGTCGCGGTTCCCAAGATCCTGGTGGTCATGCTGCTGCCGCGCCGGGTCGACCAGTGGCTGCAGGCCCGGCCGGACGCGCTGGAGCTGCGGCACTGCTGCTACTGGGTCAACCTGGCCGGCCACGCGGTGACCGGGCAGCGGCGGACCAACGTCCGGGTGCCGGTCGCCCGGGTCTTCGACGACCGCGCACTGTGCGAGATCATGGCGAGGGTCGGCGCGGGCGAAAGCCCGTGACGCCCCGGCGCCCCAGGCTGCGAGGAGCTGACGCATGACGGGTACCCGGATGTCCGAGGACGGAGCCCCGGCCCTGCCGGACCCCGCGGCGGTCGACCCGGCGGTGCTGGCCACCCTGCTGGCCCGGTACGGCTGGGTCCGGCGCGGCGGCCCGACCGCCAGGTACGGACGGTGGACCCCGCCCGGCGACAGCGACCCCGACACCAGCCTGCTGGTGCCGGCCGGCGGCGGCTTCGACGACGCCGTGGACCTGCTCGCCGACGCCGTCACCGCGCTGTCCCGCTCGCGCAGCCCCTCGGCCCGCTCGATCCTGGTCGCCCTCACCGTGCCCGGCGACGAGATCCAGTGGCGGCGCGAGACGCCGGGCGTGCCCGGGGCCGTCCCCTGGGAGGGGGAGGAGCACCTGCGGGGCGCGGCCCGCGCGATGCTCGCCGCCGCTGCCAAGGCCGGCCGGACCAGGGCCGCCTACTTCGGGGCCCGGCTGGACGGCTGGGCCGGCGCCTTCGTCGAGCGCGCCCTGGTCGTCGCGCCCGCCGCCGGCGCCGGCGGCCTCACCGCCTTCACCCCCGCCC
The sequence above is drawn from the Kitasatospora sp. NBC_00315 genome and encodes:
- a CDS encoding DUF4365 domain-containing protein; amino-acid sequence: MALTQPQPEGTAAVLRGNLATTACMETLQVAYLHAVTAAAGCSLSQPFPDNGIDWQVSHGSPAHEVDDEVTLKIQLKATQQIASAPVGPYFSFTLDNDHLRKLARVRVAVPKILVVMLLPRRVDQWLQARPDALELRHCCYWVNLAGHAVTGQRRTNVRVPVARVFDDRALCEIMARVGAGESP
- a CDS encoding exonuclease domain-containing protein, whose protein sequence is MQQLWFAGPLASFDTETTGVDVETDRIVSAALVVQLAPDAAPRAQTWLADPGVPIPDGARAVHGITDERVRAHGHPPRTVVARIAEALVEQARAGTPLVVMNAPYDLTLLDRELRRHRDVTLAQCLGQAPLLILDPRVLDKHVDRYRKGRRTLTDLCAHYGVELAGAHDAAADATAAMGLVRTLAARYPGALGALSPAELHLRQRVWHAAQARGLQNWFDRSGADERVDLSWPLRPARCLCGRRLSPEHRCEAAA